One Actinospica robiniae DSM 44927 genomic region harbors:
- a CDS encoding sugar ABC transporter permease, whose translation MTTNSARPGYRRGHRSPAASVALHLTLIVASLIAAVPVAWVVLTSFKPNSTALSTEHLGRLSLQNYRDVIGQGFGHWMLNSAIVAAGTMVFGVFIAATAGYAVSRMRFPGARPLMWLFLLVQMFPMAVLIVPLFVLLKDLHLLNNLLGLVPVYATTAVPFCAWMLKGYFDGIPTAIDEAGRIDGLSMFGTFWRLIVPLARPGLAVTGFYTFLTSWGEVAYASQFLQSPDKYTLPVGMQTFVNEYVDEWGPLAAGSVLIIVPAAAVFFLVQRHLVSGLTAGAAKS comes from the coding sequence ATGACCACGAACTCCGCCCGTCCCGGCTACCGCCGCGGCCACCGCTCCCCGGCCGCCTCGGTCGCCCTGCACCTGACGCTGATCGTCGCCAGCCTCATCGCCGCCGTGCCGGTGGCCTGGGTCGTGCTGACCTCGTTCAAGCCCAACTCGACGGCCCTGTCCACCGAGCACCTCGGCAGGCTGAGCCTGCAGAACTACCGCGACGTGATCGGCCAGGGGTTCGGCCACTGGATGCTCAACTCCGCCATCGTCGCCGCGGGCACCATGGTCTTCGGCGTGTTCATCGCCGCGACCGCCGGCTATGCCGTCTCCCGGATGCGCTTCCCCGGCGCGCGCCCGCTGATGTGGCTGTTCCTCCTCGTTCAGATGTTCCCGATGGCGGTCCTGATCGTGCCGCTGTTCGTGCTGCTCAAGGACCTGCACCTGCTCAACAACCTGCTCGGCCTTGTCCCGGTCTACGCCACCACCGCGGTGCCGTTCTGCGCCTGGATGCTCAAGGGCTACTTCGACGGCATCCCCACCGCGATCGACGAGGCCGGCCGGATCGACGGGCTGAGCATGTTCGGCACGTTCTGGCGGCTGATCGTCCCACTGGCCCGGCCCGGGCTCGCGGTGACCGGCTTCTACACCTTCCTCACCTCGTGGGGCGAAGTCGCCTATGCGTCGCAATTCCTGCAAAGTCCGGACAAGTACACTCTTCCAGTGGGCATGCAGACCTTCGTCAACGAGTATGTGGACGAGTGGGGCCCCCTCGCGGCCGGCTCTGTACTGATCATCGTCCCCGCCGCCGCTGTGTTCTTCCTGGTCCAGCGGCACCTGGTGAGCGGCCTGACCGCCGGCGCGGCCAAGAGCTGA
- a CDS encoding carbohydrate ABC transporter permease, whose protein sequence is MISRLRHSYDRYWYAWAMALPVTLVLLVLVGYPLVEGIYYSLTNINDLNMGRTIGANHIPASFHGVGLHNYWYVLSGGDGQFWPTFVWTLEWTAGCVVPTVGIGLGLAQLLNRRMRGRGVYRVLLILPWAVPSFVAAFSWRLILNSPDGLLDWVLVRLHLPAVNWLGDATSAKFSVIMVNVWIGIPFMMVAFLGGLQAIPGELLEAAEVDGATPWHRFIHVTMPGLRPVATTVTLLGIIWTFNQFAIIYLVTAGGPGGATNILITQAYNNAFSQTRDYAGGSTYGVIILSMLLLFATFFRRTLGRGQEAAA, encoded by the coding sequence ATGATCAGCAGACTGCGACACAGCTACGACCGCTACTGGTACGCCTGGGCGATGGCGCTGCCCGTCACCCTGGTGCTCCTGGTGCTGGTCGGCTACCCCCTGGTAGAGGGGATCTATTACTCGCTCACGAACATCAATGACCTGAACATGGGTCGGACGATCGGGGCGAACCACATCCCGGCCAGCTTCCACGGGGTCGGCCTGCACAACTACTGGTACGTGCTCTCCGGCGGCGACGGGCAGTTCTGGCCCACCTTCGTCTGGACCCTGGAGTGGACCGCCGGCTGCGTGGTGCCGACCGTCGGCATCGGCCTGGGCCTGGCCCAGCTGCTCAACCGCCGGATGCGCGGCCGCGGCGTCTACCGGGTGCTGCTGATCCTGCCGTGGGCGGTGCCCTCGTTCGTCGCCGCGTTCTCCTGGCGCCTCATCCTCAACAGCCCGGACGGCCTGCTCGACTGGGTCCTGGTGCGCCTGCACCTGCCCGCGGTGAACTGGCTCGGCGACGCGACCAGCGCGAAGTTCTCGGTCATCATGGTCAACGTCTGGATCGGCATCCCGTTCATGATGGTCGCCTTCCTCGGCGGCCTGCAGGCGATCCCGGGCGAACTGCTCGAGGCCGCCGAGGTGGACGGCGCCACCCCCTGGCACCGGTTCATCCACGTCACCATGCCGGGCCTGCGCCCGGTCGCCACCACGGTGACCCTGCTCGGCATCATCTGGACCTTCAACCAGTTCGCGATCATCTACCTGGTGACCGCCGGAGGCCCCGGCGGCGCGACGAACATCCTGATCACCCAGGCCTACAACAACGCCTTCAGCCAGACTCGGGACTACGCCGGCGGCTCGACCTACGGCGTGATCATCCTGTCCATGCTGCTGTTGTTCGCCACGTTCTTTCGCCGCACGCTCGGACGCGGCCAGGAGGCCGCCGCATGA